Genomic DNA from Prunus persica cultivar Lovell chromosome G1, Prunus_persica_NCBIv2, whole genome shotgun sequence:
ATATTTTTAATGCCATAGCATTCAAATGATTTGAGGTTTGGATGTTGAAGATTAAAGCCCTTTCACCTCAGGCTTATCATCCAAACTCAAAGTTATTACACTAGTACATTGAATTCAGACAAAATGAGGATGTTGAAAGCAAGAAGTGAAATTACACTCACAAACATGCACATGCACATGCAAAAGAACAGTACAAGGTGCAGTTTTACTCTGCCCTcctcacccaaaaaaaaaaaaagcaaaaaaagcaaaaaaagaaaccaaagaacAAGTCAAGATTTTCATTGTTTAGTAACCACAACAGGTATTGTACCCTGAGCTCAGAAACAGTACCCATTAAAATCTTCCTTGTGTGTGGGGAGTCCAGACATCATGGCATCAAATACAGCCACCACTTTCACCTCTGTAAAtgtttcagaaataaaaaggTGAGTAAAGAACATTCAGatatagaaagaaaagaaaagggaaaatcaAGAAAACCATTATGTTGAAACTATTCAACATGGCACGCATAACATGAGTCATGCACCGAGTTatcatagaattttttttttttttttctccttccaAATACAATATTACAGCAAAACTTGATGAAGGTACTGatgaaacaataaaaaatttaatggcAAACCACAGGAAggaaaatttacaaaaataaagatatgtTAATATACAAACTAGATTAAAGAAGATCAACAACTTTGTCagatcaacaaaacaaaagaagaagaagaaaagaatagtCATATTCAATCTTGGACTGCTTTCTCCATTGCACACTAATTTACTTTGATGGAATTCAACTGGTAAGTATAAAATAAACTTAGGAAACTATAAAAGGCACCTAAGTGAACTTAACAGAGACAGCAAAACTAAATGACATGGAACATAAGATACCAGACTACTAAGCTAGTTATAAATTTAAGATCCAGCAGTTTGGTTTGCACTGCTATTTTTTGCATGCACGCTCCGCATCAGAGGTAAATGGAAATTACAAAATGCATAAACATTGAgtgaaaaaaaacttaaaagcaGAGTATCAAACCCCATACCCACCTAAAATTGTTCGACAGTCTTGTTCCTGTTGTATTTCTCAAGCCATATAACTACTACGGGAAGAGTGggtgaaataaataaaataaaaattagaaagaaaacaaaaacctaaaaaGATGATTTGTTAAACAGATTGCATATGATGCAAAGCTCTTTTGCAAGGAcatatcaagaaaaaaaaaattcattacaaAACACACTCACTAACACCACAACTTGTTATAGTCTATGGAATGTAGTCAACAAAGACACAACAAAACACaccttatttttcttcttttcattctttgtTTCTTAAAGAAATCATTTCACGGCACTCTTTCAAAAGCGGCTCAAGTTTCCTATAATTGAAGGGcctgtttgataaccatttcaattttagtttttagttttcactttttgtgctagagtatagaggacaaaagagggagaatagaagtgagaatgagagtggagATGGAATTGAGAGGGAAGATGAGAGGGGAGGATGCGAAAGACTTTTACTTGCTGTGGTGAACAAGAGCGTGATAGGACTCAACTGCTCGTGCCGTAGGGCTGAGATTCTTCTATATGCTATGTTTATAATATGTTCAGTCATACCAATATACCTGCTAGAACTAATCAACAAATTATTAACCCTTTTCCGGTCATCAATCCTGCAACACCAAATTCCTCTCTGTCTTGTACTTAACCTATGACCTCTATTTCACCCAGGCTTTTTAGTAGATTAGATCGTGTAACTtatctttaaattaaataaataggaATACCTTTGTCCCGCCGGATTCAATATAGAAACGTCAACAGGCTCGTACATTCGCTTTCTCTGTACTCGTCACTAGTGAAATAATAGATCACGCTTCTACTCGATATCATATTTAAGAAGGAAGTAGCGTAGAANNNNNNNNNNNNNNNNNNNNNNNNNNNNNNNNNNNNNNNNNNNNNNNNNNNNNNNNNNNNNNNNNNNNNNNNNNNNNNNNNNNNNNNNNNNNNNNNNNNNNNNNNNNNNNNNNNNNNNNNNNNNNNNNNNNNNNNNNNNNNNNNNNNNNNNNNNNNNNNNNNNNNNNNNNNNNNNNNNNNNNNNNNNNNNNNNNNNNNNNNNNNNNNNNNNNNNNNNNNNNNNNNNNNNNNNNNNNNNNNNNCATACGTGCGTCAGTACTGCGTTGTAACTAGGGACGATATCGTTTTCCCATCGGGTTCCCGCGCCATCAATCGAGCAATAGTGTGAACCTAGTGAAGGAGGGATCATGAATAGTATAAATTGGATAAGTATAATTCACAATTTTGAAGTTTCTTGCAAAAAGCCTCGTATAAGCGTTACAACCAATATGAGAGGGGGGAAGGGTCTTGGTCTAACAAAGTgagaacaaaaactaaaaactgagaatctatttgaaattgtgtttcactttcaagtttttgttttcactttcgtTACTCCTCCCTCCCATCCTCCCTTCTCATACTcttctcaatctcatcctcaatcccattctcactctcattttcctctatactctagcacaaaaaatgaaaaatgaaaactaaaaactaaaattgaaatggttatcaaacgggccCAAAGTTAACCACCCAATACAATGTTTATCCAATATCTATTCaagaaattgcaaacctctTAGCAAGCTGAAAGTTACAAGTTCATCGATTAACTTTTGGCGAGCCATATCAAGTCTCCCATTGATAAAATGTTTCTTCAGCTTCGCCCAATAACCGCATACGTTATACCCATCAACAAGCAAGACTGGAACTGCAATGTCCCAACCCTggtttgtactgcaaaaagaagaaagaaagaaaaaaaaggaatcaaAGGGCAATAGATTTCCAAGAAGCATTAAAGGAGAGGAAGCTGGCAGAGAGCATTACTAGTAGAGGGTGGTGGTTGGATCACGATAGAGGTCTAAGTCTTCTGGAAGCTGTTCCTTGGGCACCTTCTTTCTGCGGTAACTGGTAGAGTGCTTAGGTGTGCTAGACTTTCTCTTTTGGTAATCCTACAAGATGTTTGAACATATGAGATAAACATGAAGGAAAACTACTACTTTTGCATGCCAGAGTAGTGTGTAGGATTGTAAGCAAACTACCTTCCATAACTTCAAAAGCTGTAAATTCTGCCTGACATTTGATGTAATCCTGGGAGGACTTGGCTCGGAGACCTGTTGACAGAACACAAACTCTCTTAAAGGACATGTTCATACACCAATATTCAATTCACATTAGCAATATTCAATTCACAttgcaaaataaaaggaagGAATTCATGAAACTTgcatagaaaacaaaaaaagaagaaaaaagtgaaaggaaaggagagagagagagagagagagagagagagagaaccatTGGAGTAGGAGATGGAGGTTGCTGAGactttttcttgttgttgttgccCTTGGCCATTATAACAAACTTGACACAGGAACAAGAATAGCAGCCACGTGGCACCAGAAAGAGTAAAGACGACGACGGCGCCGATTTCATTTCATGgacccctccctccctccctcccccaCTCTCGCTGGTCTGGTCTAGTCCTCCTCTCTGTTGTGCTTGTGACTCGTCTCTCAATTTCTCATAATTTCACCGCTTTCGACCACCCCACCTTCATCCCATTCCCACCACAACGAGAGCCCTTCGCCATCACCAATCTTTATCCACttgtcatctttttcttttcctttcttcgcCCATAATTTGTTGGGTCAATAACAAAACAGACCCAACCAGGagtcatttacaaaatttgtttttagaaGGGTTTTCTCACTAATAATCTTTgaagttttcaaatttttaaatcaatcactttaattttttgattcaCACATCAATTTAGTCCATTATGTTAAAATATGTGTTAAAATCAATTTGGTGCCTTTCCCTTATGTTAAATTTGGTAATGCCAGGAACTTTAAATTGtgtttggatgaggaaatttaaaagtataataaaaagattttataaatgacggaatttaaaatgacgaaaattaatattctagaatttgtaaagtttcttgtttggGTGACGGATTTAAAACACGGAATTTAACatttatttgtaaagttatctttttaaaaactcaatctcTCTTGGGATTTTAAAAATGACAACATTTAGATAGAATTTAAAATTGAGATTTGTGATCTCCAAATTCCATGTTTTATCCCATgcaaaatttctaaatttctatagttttttttatccaaacatgggaattggttcatgtcaatttaaaaattctgacttttgtcaaaatttcaagtttatttcccTCATCCAAACGTACAGTAAAAAATTCCGTGACATTGTAAAACTTGAGTAAAGATGGCATTTTTTTTAGCAAAAGCATGagtttaaaaactaaaatgagttgtattttaatgaaaatacatGTTTTAAGTGGGTGGTCAAGTAAATTTTTTCCTAAATGTAAtaacaaataacaaattgatgtgtagaccaaaaataaaagaccaCATCAATTGATTTTAGAGTTTGAAACCCAAACTTCAATATTGCTTcattaaaaacaatatatatatatatatatatatatacaaacacTTTTAAACTCAACAATATtactctttaaaaaaaaaaaaaaaaaaacctagaagctttgaatttcattgaaacaaaaaaaaaaaaaaatcaaagatatccaaaattatatatatatatatatatatatattatatgagaCTCAATTTgtgtattaaaaaacaaaaaaaagttgtgtaTTAAATCACCTtatcaaaaataatatatatatatatatatatattaaatcagAGTTATTTGCACTAACACTCCTTTCAAGTTTTTGacttttcacaaaaccctttGAGATTTCATAAAATATACGAACACCCTCCTGAGGTTTCAAatggttttcacaaaacctctTTTCGTTGATTGTTCCTCTAaaatttgatgattttatttttaaaacgtGTGCAAATGACAAAAGCAACCTCAGTGAATGTATGTGTAGTGCATATTTGGCATTGtttatttggggtgataaataattttttaaaaattttgggaagcccaacccgtttggtaaactgtgagaaaatcacttattgttaaaaactgctgtgagagaaagctataaaggaaagcagctaataagatgcttttattttctgattatacaggaatcagtttcgaagaggAACTTGGTTTAATGATTAATCgacaatcattttctgattatgagtaaaatcaataccaacaacacttttaatttttgacggtgattattttcacagcacagtcTAATCTCAAAGACTAACTTTGTCTTTtggataattttttatttatataaaatcatcaatttttggataaaaatcaataaaaatgggttttgtgaaaacaatttaaaaccttATGGGATGTTACTGTAGTTTCTGAAACTTCACGAGGTTTTGTGTAAAAGCCGAAAACCTAAGAGGGTACTAGTGTAAATAAATCTATTAAATAAACATGAGTTGCAATGAAACCCGTTTGGTTATGGGAAATGAGACTTATagatgagaaatcaattacTTTCCCATGTTTAACCTCCCTCccaatttgaattttattttctttccccgtgaaaaagtttgaaaaaatgaataaCATTAAAtgtacatttttcatgactattttATCCTTATTagcaatttagaattacaatagtCGGCATGAAAACGGAATTGAGTTTGAGAAATGGCGCAGAGAATGTTTCGGGTGTTTTTGGTGGAACACGTTACTTGACTGTTGCGGTTAATCCGGTAACGAGAAAGTAAAGAAGAGAGACAGACAGGAGGGAGATTCAGTTGAGACCTGACACTTGACAAACACAACTCAGTTGAGACTAGAGAGAATggatgaaaagaagaagaggaaggagaagaaggaggAGGCGGTGTGCGTGACTGGAGCCAATGGGTTCTTAGGGTCATGGTTGGTGAAGACTTTACTGGAAGAGGGCTACACCCGCATCCACGCCTCCGTCTATCCTGCCTCCGACTCCTCCCACCTCCTCAACCTCCCTGCTGCCTGTGGCCTCCCTCCTCACGACATCAATATCACCATCTTCGAGGCCGACCTCCTCGACGCCGACGCCGTCGCCAGAGCCATCGAGGACTGCCACGGTGTCTTCCACGTGGCGTCCCCTTGCACCCTCGAGGACCCCACCGACCCCCAGGCTGAGCTAGTGCTGCCCGCCGTCCAGGGCACGCTCAATGTCCTCCAAGCCGCCTTGCGCTTCGGCGTCAGGCGCGTCGTTCTCACCTCCTCCATCTCTGCCATGGTCCCCAACCCCTCTTGGCCCCCCCACAAGCCCTTCGACGAGTCCTCCTGGACTGACCTCGATTACTGCAAAGCCCGCCAGGTACTTCTGATCATTGCGAAATTGTGAATTCATTCATTTTAATAGTATATTCGTTAACACAGATGTGAGTTAGGCCAGGACAGTGAGTTTGCAGccaagttcgaatccccaCCCCCAgtaattagattaatttagagtaatttagtattttaaaaaaataggtatAATTGTTGGCAACTGATATGAATATGAAGATGAATGtgcataattatttaattttgtacaTACAGAAATGGTATCCGGTGTCAAAGACACTGGGTGAGAAAGCAGCGTGGGATTTTGCAGAGAAGCATGGATTGGATGTAGTGGCCATCCATCCAGCCACATGTCTTGGGCCGCTCCTGCAGCCTAGCACTCTCAATGCAAGCTGTGCTGTGTTGCTCAACTTGCTTCACGGTTCTGACGATACCCAAGAGTATCACTGGTTGGGGGCTGTCCATGTTCAAGACGTTGCCAAGGCACAACTTTTGCTATTTGAGACTCCTGCCGCTTCTGGCAGGTACCTTTGCACAAATGGTACCTTCCAATTTTCTCACTTTGCTGACACGGTCTCCAAACTCTATCCTCAATTTCCACTTCACAGGTTGGTGTAAAAGTTCCtcactttttgttatttacttGTTGATTTTATATGTGCTAGATTTtatcatacatatatatatatatattcacaaCAGCAGAGAACTCAGAAGATGATATTCTGGTTTTGTATTTCTGAATGAATGAAATTACAAGAGAATCTGAGTATACATATTCAGTAGAATGCTTACGACACATAACCGACTATATAGCTTAATAGCTAAGCAATCACTTAGCAGCACATGACCATACTCTAAACTTTATCCCCCCTCGATGTCAGCTGGGTAATCGCTGCCTGAGATTGGAACAATAATGAACAATGATTGGACTATGTAAACCTTTAGTCAAAAAACATCCACAACCTGTTCTTCAGTGGGAATGTTCTGAAGCAGAATATCCTTGAATGATCCTCAAATGGGAAGTGATGGATTTGTTGTATTGCAAGTAGTGGGCAATTTGAAGTATACCTTATATCAGTGCAATGATCTCATTCAATGCGGTGCGCTACTGACTATATTCTCTTCTTGCCTCATTTACATGGTATGATTATTTGGTTATTGCTGTTTACCTACACAAAGATTGGAGATTCTCTATtctattttggttattttacAAGTtgtatgcttttttttttcattattgcctccatttttttttttctggaagCTGGACCCCGTATGCTTATAGGTGTCTTTTTTTAAGAGGGTTTACTGTTGATTTACCCCCTGAACTTGTACGCTACTTTCAATTTGCACCCTCACCTTTTTTTCTAGAAAATTGAGTacacaaactaatttttattgtCAGTTCCCCCTTACAGTCTAAATAAACATGTCATCCAATAAATCCatcaaatcattaaaaaatatattttttgaaaaaattaaagaaaaaaaaatttcctatTGTCCTCCCCCCCCactcttgtataggaaggcaATTTTCTACCATTCATTCCATCCCATCCTACCCCGATTTCCCGAGGAAGGAAGGCAAatattcaatcttgaaagagggtgtgccagcgaaggtggtgtggtattttcccccaattccaaggtttaaaaggatgtttcaatcacatgagacagctaagagtttgacttggtggcatgctgctagaaaatcaattgacggtcagatgtctcatccggcggattccccgtcttggaaacttgttgatgataaatggcctgagtttggtaatgagccgagaaacttgagattggctctttcatttgatggattcaatccccacagttctctaagtagcgcATATAGTTGTTGggcggttatcttagttacatataatctccctccatggctgtgcatgaaacgaaagttcatgatgttaaccttattgNNNNNNNNNNNNNNNNNNNNNNNNNNNNNNNNNNNNNNNNNNNNNNNNNNNNNNNNNNNNNNNNNNNNNNNNNNNNNNNNNNNNNNNNNNNNNNNNNNNNcagagagagagagagagagagtagaagGTAGAAGGTCCTTCCTATTATTCTAAGGCACGTGATTGGGGGTCCTCCTAATGAACGAAGGAGAGAGTGGGTGTTTGAGGGGCGTCTTTGTCGCCCGGCACCAGGCAAAGCTTAGATGATAAAACAGTCTTTGGCTTAAGCTAGCTTACTATTGGTCATTCTTTTTTGCCACTCTGTTTCTGTTAGTTTTTagcctgtttttctttttcctctgtCCTCTTGCTTG
This window encodes:
- the LOC18791907 gene encoding tetraketide alpha-pyrone reductase 1 is translated as MDEKKKRKEKKEEAVCVTGANGFLGSWLVKTLLEEGYTRIHASVYPASDSSHLLNLPAACGLPPHDINITIFEADLLDADAVARAIEDCHGVFHVASPCTLEDPTDPQAELVLPAVQGTLNVLQAALRFGVRRVVLTSSISAMVPNPSWPPHKPFDESSWTDLDYCKARQKWYPVSKTLGEKAAWDFAEKHGLDVVAIHPATCLGPLLQPSTLNASCAVLLNLLHGSDDTQEYHWLGAVHVQDVAKAQLLLFETPAASGRYLCTNGTFQFSHFADTVSKLYPQFPLHSWVIAA
- the LOC18794024 gene encoding uncharacterized protein LOC18794024 isoform X2, which translates into the protein MKSAPSSSLLFLVPRGCYSCSCVKFVIMAKGNNNKKKSQQPPSPTPMVSEPSPPRITSNVRQNLQLLKLWKDYQKRKSSTPKHSTSYRRKKVPKEQLPEDLDLYRDPTTTLYYTNQGWDIAVPVLLVDGYNVCGYWAKLKKHFINGRLDMARQKLIDELVTFSLLREVKVVAVFDAMMSGLPTHKEDFNGVDVVYSGESCADAWIEKEVAALREDGCPKVWVVTSDHIQQHAAHGAGAFIWSCKALVSEVRLKHHKRSLRGCFRNTGLLLFKGGY
- the LOC18794024 gene encoding uncharacterized protein LOC18794024 isoform X1 — translated: MKSAPSSSLLFLVPRGCYSCSCVKFVIMAKGNNNKKKSQQPPSPTPMVSEPSPPRITSNVRQNLQLLKLWKDYQKRKSSTPKHSTSYRRKKVPKEQLPEDLDLYRDPTTTLYYTNQGWDIAVPVLLVDGYNVCGYWAKLKKHFINGRLDMARQKLIDELVTFSLLREVKVVAVFDAMMSGLPTHKEDFNGVDVVYSGESCADAWIEKEVAALREDGCPKVWVVTSDHIQQHAAHGAGAFIWSCKALVSEIKASQKEFERMLQEHRSTSFQGRLLKHNLDSEVVDALKDLRRKLSETESK